A genome region from Brassica oleracea var. oleracea cultivar TO1000 chromosome C2, BOL, whole genome shotgun sequence includes the following:
- the LOC106323726 gene encoding uncharacterized protein LOC106323726, whose translation MVSEQGTNYLLWSRLVKTALGGRGLWEYVVDDKDTKKTILGEDGKEVVAAAKGGGKRSQKDLMVLSIIHNSLETSILEAYSYCETSKELWDTLQPEGKVYGNISNISRVFEVKRAINTLSQEDTEFSKHFGKFISLWAELKMLRPASLDPDVLNERKEQDKVFALLFTLNPGYSDLIKHILRRDLIIANKAEGNEHKHEGIANKRYYKPEDKKVWVCDHCKKKGHGKDKCWILHPHLKPQKFRTPYSDARGNFSGEMGEPSTPRPMNSVAAGEGKTLGFSGCSIMRTTQDETIKRSDLDALIKALKENSGNTLGLSLNASYKLPNVVKKVATDLNYKVIFSPNDVVFQDIETLKMIGKGVTKEDLYLLEDTMTRSCLPYAFSSIPVLKNDVLWHARLGHPHSRALNLLLPNVYFKNDGCEACILGKHCKTVFPKSSTIYEKCFDLIHSDVWTAPCTSRENHRYFVTFIDQKSKYTWLTMIPSKDRVLDAFINFQSYITNQFNVKIKVFRSDNGGEYTSTAFKSHLAKHGISHQTSCPYTPQQNGVAERKNRHLMEVARSMMFYTNMPKRFWRDAVMTACYLIDRTPTRVLDDATPYEVIIGTNLRPEAQRQCSLGILPLKKVTNATLQRQEES comes from the exons ATGGTATCAGAGCAA GGAACCAACTACTTACTATGGTCTAGACTTGTCAAAACCGCTCTTGGAGGCAGAGGTCTTTGGGAGTATGTTGTTGACGACAAAGACACCAAGAAGACCATACTAGGAGAGGATGGTAAAGAAGTTGTTGCTGCGGCTAAAGGAGGAGGAAAGAGAAGTCAGAAGGATCTCATGGTCCTTTCCATCATTCATAATAGTCTTGAAACCTCTATCTTGGAAGCTTACTCCTACTGTGAAACTTCCAAGGAGCTGTGGGATACTCTCCAGCCAGAAGGGAAGGTATATGGAAATATATCTAACATCAGTAGGGTGTTTGAAGTCAAGAGGGCTATCAACACTCTCAGTCAAGAGGACACTGAATTTTCCAAGCATTTTGGGAAGTTCATATCGTTGTGGGCCGAGTTAAAGATGCTAAGACCGGCCAGTCTTGATCCGGATGTACTTAATGAGAGAAAGGAGCAAGACAAGGTCTTTGCTTTGTTGTTCACTCTCAACCCGGGTTATAGTGATCTAATCAAACACATTCTAAGAA GAGACCTTATCATAGCTAACAAAGCTGAAGGAAATGAGCACAAACATGAGGGCATAGCTAACAAGAGGTATTACAAGCCAGAAGACAAGAAAGTGTGGGTGTGTGACCATTGCAAGAAAAAAGGTCACGGCAAAGACAAATGTTGGATCCTTCACCCACACCTCAAGCCTCAGAAGTTCAGGACACCTTACTCTGATGCAAGGGGGAATTTCTCTGGTGAAATGGGCGAGCCATCTACTCCTCGTCCCATGAACTCGGTTGCGGCTGGAGAAGGGAAGACCTTGGGATTCAGTGGCTGTTCTATCATGAGGACTACCCAAGATGAGACAATCAAGAGGTCTGATCTTGATGCTCTCATCAAAGCCCTCAAGGAGAACTCTGGTAACACACTTGGTTTATCCTTAAATGCCTCTTATAAACTGCCCAATGTGGTCAAGAAGGTTGCCACTGATCTTAACTACAAGGTTATTTTTAGTCCTAATGATGTCGTATTTCAGGATATTGAGACTCTTAAGATGATCGGAAAGGGTGTTACTAAAGAGGACTTGTACCTGCTTGAAGACACCATGACTAGATCATGTTTACCTTATGCTTTTAGTTCAATCCCTGTCTTAAAAAATGATGTATTGTGGCATGCTAGGTTAGGCCATCCCCATTCTAGAGCACTGAACCTGTTATTGCCTAATGTTTATTTCAAAAATGATGGATGTGAAGCATGTATTCTTGGCAAACATTGCAAGACTGTGTTTCCCAAGTCATCTACTATCTATGAGAAATGCTTTGATCTTATACACTCTGATGTCTGGACTGCACCATGCACTTCTAGGGAAAATCATAGATATTTTGTCACCTTCATAGACCAGAAATCTAAATATACATGGCTGACTATGATACCATCTAAAGATAGAGTACTAGATGCATTTATAAACTTCCAGAGCTACATAACTAATCAGTTCAATGTTAAGATCAAAGTATTCAGGTCAGATAATGGAGGGGAATATACAAGCACAGCTTTCAAATCCCACTTGGCCAAGCATGGAATAAGCCATCAAACCAGCTGCCCTTACACTCCACAACAAAATGGTGTAGCTGAGAGGAAAAACCGACATCTGATGGAAGTGGCCAGGTCCATGATGTTCTACACCAACATGCCTAAGAGGTTCTGGAGAGATGCAGTCATGACAGCATGCTACCTCATCGACCGAACTCCAACAAGAGTCCTTGATGATGCCACACCTTATGAG GTGATCATAGGAACAAACTTGAGGCCAGAAGCACAAAGGCAGTGTTCATTGGGTATTCTACCACTCAAAAAGGTTACAAATGCTACTCTCCAGAGACAAGAAGAGTCTTAG
- the LOC106326507 gene encoding LOW QUALITY PROTEIN: cytochrome P450 78A5 (The sequence of the model RefSeq protein was modified relative to this genomic sequence to represent the inferred CDS: inserted 3 bases in 2 codons; substituted 1 base at 1 genomic stop codon) — protein MAIDPSLSLASITGSFPFLSLDLCLSIVLLISLFVFWLTPGGFAWAIYKARFHTRVQSKTRAAIPGPAGHPIIGLLLAFVNNALTHRILASIANSCNAKALMAFSIGSARFVITSEPETAKELLNSSAFADMPVKESAYELLFHRSMGFAPFGDYWRELRRISSTHLFSPKRVSGFXESRRKIGNSMGEDINSAMASYGEVEIRRILHFGSVNNVMSIVFVRTYDFNDGTNELEHFVSEGYELLGIFNWSDHFPGARWLDLQGVRRRCRSLVGEVNVFVGNIIDDHISKRSLHDSQEEEITDEDDFVDVLLGMQGNSKLSNSDMIAVLWEMIFRGTDTVAILLEWILARMILHPDIQAKAQAEIDVIVGESGRQVSDSDLPKLPYLRAIVKETLRMHPPGPXAWARLTIHETQIGTHFIPAGTTAMVNMWAITHDEKVWPEAHEYKPDRFLGAPESGNFPIMGSDLRLAPFGAGRRVCPGKSMGIATVELWLAQLLGSFKWVPCGEVDLSETLKLSLEMKNPLVCXAIPRV, from the exons ATGGCTATTGATCCGAGTCTTTCTTTGGCTTCTATAACTGGATCATTTCCATTTCTGAGTCTGGACCTTTGTCTCAGCATTGTCCTCTTGATATCCCTTTTCGTTTTCTGGTTGACCCCAGGTGGCTTTGCCTGGGCAATTTACAAAGCTCGTTTCCATACCCGGGTACAATCCAAAACCCGAGCCGCCATTCCTGGCCCGGCAGGTCACCCCATCATTGGCCTCCTCTTGGCCTTCGTCAATAACGCCTTAACACACAGAATCCTCGCCAGTATTGCTAACTCCTGCAATGCAAAAGCTCTCATGGCGTTCTCTATCG GTTCGGCCCGGTTTGTTATAACTAGCGAACCGGAGACCGCCAAAGAGCTCTTAAACAGCTCTGCTTTTGCGGACATGCCTGTGAAAGAGTCTGCTTACGAGCTGCTTTTTCACAGATCTATGGGGTTTGCTCCGTTTGGTGATTACTGGAGAGAGCTGAGGAGAATCTCTTCTACTCATCTCTTTAGCCCTAAGAGGGTCTCCGGTT GCGAGTCCCGTAGAAAAATCGGGAATAGTATGGGAGAAGATATCAACAGCGCAATGGCGAGTTATGGAGAGGTGGAGATCAGAAG GATCTTGCATTTTGGATCAGTCAACAACGTCATGTCTATCGTTTTCGTAAGAACATATGATTTCAACGATGGTACCAATGAGTTGGAGCACTTCGTGTCCGAAGGCTATGAGCTTCTCGGAATATTTAACTGGAGTGATCATTTCCCGGGAGCGAGGTGGTTAGATTTACAAGGCGTGAGGAGAAGATGCCGTAGCCTTGTCGGTGAGGTGAATGTGTTTGTCGGAAATATAATCGATGACCACATATCAAAGAGGTCTCTTCATGATAGTCAAGAAGAAGAAATCACTGATGAGGATGACTTTGTTGATGTTTTACTTGGCATGCAAGGCAACAGCAAACTTTCCAACTCTGATATGATTGCCGTCCTTTGG GAAATGATTTTTAGGGGAACAGACACCGTGGCCATTCTATTGGAATGGATCCTTGCGAGAATGATTCTTCACCCTGACATTCAAGCCAAGGCGCAGGCCGAGATCGATGTTATCGTGGGTGAATCGGGACGTCAAGTCTCAGACTCAGACCTCCCCAAGCTTCCATACCTCCGTGCCATCGTCAAGGAAACCCTAAGGATGCACCCACCTGGTCC CGCATGGGCTCGTCTCACCATTCACGAGACTCAGATTGGGACCCACTTTATTCCCGCTGGGACCACTGCTATGGTTAACATGTGGGCTATAACGCATGATGAAAAGGTTTGGCCGGAGGCTCACGAGTATAAGCCAGATAGGTTTCTTGGTGCGCCCGAAAGTGGTAACTTCCCCATCATGGGATCTGATTTGAGGCTTGCTCCCTTTGGTGCAGGGCGTAGGGTCTGTCCTGGTAAGTCTATGGGTATAGCCACAGTGGAGCTATGGCTGGCTCAGTTGCTAGGTAGCTTCAAGTGGGTCCCTTGTGGTGAAGTAGATTTGAGCGAGACTTTGAAGCTCTCTTTGGAGATGAAGAACCCTCTTGTTTGCTAGGCAATCCCTAGGGTTTAA
- the LOC106327830 gene encoding cytosolic sulfotransferase 16, translating into MEPTTTQNGSEHELSEFEKTQKKYQDFIASLPKSKGWRPKEILIQHGGHWWQECLLEGLLHAKDHFQARPTDFLVCSYPKTGTTWLKALTYAIVNRSRFDDATNPLLKRNPHEFVPYVEIDFAFYPTVDVLQDQKNPLFSTHIPNGSLPESIVNSGCKMVYIWRDPKDTFISMWTFLHKEKSQEGQLASLEESFDMFCKGLSVYGPYLDHVLGYWKAYQENPERILFLRYETMRANPLPFVKRLAEFMGYGFSAEEEEKGVAENVVKLCSFETLKNLEANKGDKEREDRPAVYANSAYFRKGKVGDWANFLTPEMAARIDGLVEEKFRDTGLLEHDQ; encoded by the coding sequence ATGGAACCAACCACAACCCAGAACGGATCCGAACACGAACTCTCGGAGTTCGAGAAGACCCAGAAGAAGTACCAAGACTTCATCGCTTCCCTTCCAAAGAGCAAAGGCTGGAGACCCAAAGAGATCCTCATCCAACACGGCGGACACTGGTGGCAAGAATGTCTCCTCGAAGGCCTCCTCCACGCCAAAGACCACTTCCAAGCACGACCCACCGACTTCCTCGTCTGCAGCTACCCGAAAACAGGAACCACCTGGCTCAAAGCCCTGACTTACGCTATCGTCAACCGTTCTCGCTTCGACGACGCCACGAACCCGCTCCTCAAACGGAACCCTCACGAGTTCGTGCCTTACGTGGAGATAGACTTCGCGTTTTACCCCACCGTCGACGTCCTTCAAGACCAAAAGAACCCACTATTCTCAACCCATATCCCAAACGGGTCGTTACCCGAGTCCATTGTCAACTCCGGTTGCAAGATGGTTTACATCTGGAGAGACCCCAAGGACACGTTCATCTCCATGTGGACTTTCTTACACAAGGAGAAGTCTCAAGAAGGTCAACTCGCGAGTCTTGAAGAGTCTTTTGATATGTTCTGTAAAGGTTTGTCGGTGTACGGTCCTTATCTGGATCATGTGTTGGGTTACTGGAAGGCTTACCAAGAGAACCCCGAGAGGATTCTGTTCCTTAGGTACGAGACGATGAGAGCTAATCCTTTGCCGTTTGTGAAGAGGTTGGCTGAGTTCATGGGTTATGGGTTTAGTGCTGAGGAAGAGGAGAAAGGGGTTGCTGAGAATGTTGTGAAGCTTTGTAGTTTCGAGACGTTGAAGAATCTTGAAGCTAATAAAGGTGATAAGGAGAGGGAGGACCGTCCTGCTGTTTATGCGAATAGTGCTTATTTTAGGAAAGGGAAGGTTGGAGATTGGGCGAATTTTCTGACTCCGGAGATGGCTGCTCGTATCGATGGGTTAGTGGAAGAGAAGTTTAGAGATACTGGCTTGCTTGAACATGATCAGTGA